A genomic segment from Malus domestica chromosome 05, GDT2T_hap1 encodes:
- the LOC103434583 gene encoding leucine--tRNA ligase, chloroplastic/mitochondrial gives MAVLAHDTRDFEFASTFDMPICWVVDDKNISGFKKAYSGEGTVINSSNPTLWLDINGLSSKVAASEVIDWAEKTANGKKKVNFKLRDWLFARQRYWGEPIPVVFLDDTGETVPILETELPLTLPELDDFSPTGTGEPPLSKAVSWAKTKDHLSGKPARRETSTTPQWAGSCWYYLRFMDPKNSEELVAKTKEMYWNQVDVYVAGAVHAVLHLLYSRFWHKVMKSGDSFVLKDDPNIYLIARSHKMSKSRGM, from the exons ATGGCTGTTCTTGCACATGACACTCGTGATTTTGAGtttgcatcaacatttgacatGCCAATTTGTTGGGTTGTGGATGATAAAAATATCAGTGGTTTCAAAAAGGCCTATTCAGGTGAAGGTACTGTTATAAATTCTTCAAATCCAACACTATGGCTGGACATTAATGGCTTATCTAGCAAAGTAGCTGCTTCCGAAGTCATTGACTGGGCTGAGAAAACTGCAAATGGGAAGAAAAAG GTGAACTTTAAGTTAAGGGATTGGCTTTTTGCTCGGCAACGTTATTGGGGTGAACCTATTCCAGTAGTTTTTTTGGATGATACTGGTGAGACTGTTCCCATACTTGAAACTGAACTGCCCCTTACCCTACCAGAACTGGATGATTTTTCTCCCACTGGGACAGGAGAACCACCACTCTCAAAAGCAGTTTCTTGG GCCAAAACTAAGGACCATTTATCTGGAAAACCTGCTAGACGGGAGACAAGTACCACGCCACAGTGGGCCGGTTCTTGCTG GTACTATTTGAGATTTATGGACCCAAAAAATTCAGAAGAATTGGTGGCAAAGACAAAAGAAAT GTACTGGAACCAAGTTGATGTGTATGTTGCTGGTGCAGTACATGCTGTCCTTCATTTACTTTATTCAAGGTTCTGGCACAAG GTCATGAAGTCTGGGGATTCTTTTGTACTGAAAGACGATCCTAACATTTATCTGATTGCGCGTTCTCATAAAATGAGTAAAAGCAGGGGAATGTAG
- the LOC103434479 gene encoding lysine-specific demethylase JMJ26 isoform X2: MEVLLVEQGRLERYNNKGTRVHKRRRSNFLHHEKGGGKSEEDEKHKDLSSLTGTESKKRRLTPENGKRISKKQHFSKVVESSEDEFDGEILFLVKAQARKRGRVDCEVIGRSSLKDEAVKYESNNAACNTSSSSPLTSPGSSPRYVKDNEEAYLKCHQCMKEEKKTILSCSKCKMNSYCIRCIKQWYPHMKVEEVKELCPFCLHNCNCNACLHSAGVIKIPERDVDKRKKAQHLEHLVSNLLPFLKKISQEQTQEIEIEANLRGLSPSKVEVPQTLCFNDERVYCNHCATSIIDLHRSCSKCSYELCLSCCREIRQGSLLDRGEVKFQYRSRGYDYIHGGEPASDCCPLENSEDHIEPLIEWKANGDATVSCAPKEMGGCGECVLDLKRILPGCWISNLEVKAKYLLEIFQKERSTFKHDCETGRDMLRKAASREGSCDNFLFCPDSKDTMKEEELLHFREHWVNGEPVIVKNVLEQANGLSWEPMVMWRALSENKDASSTQYSEVKTIDCLAGCEVEINTRDFFEGYTEGRMYKNSWPEMLKLKDWPPSDKFEDLLPRHCDEFISALPFREYTDPRAGILNLAVKLPPGVLKPDMGPKTYIAYGFLEELGRGDSVTKLHCDMSDAVNILTHTAEVNLSNEQQSAISGLKRLHRVQDERELMDWENSHKDHAGQSGGKTEDREITESNRPSETNGELKVRKDELDEPFCSSSNEETEETGGALWDIFRREDVPKLEAYLMKHYKEFRHTYCSLVEKVIHPIHDQSFYLTLEHKQRLKEEFGVEPWTFVQRLGEAVFIPAGCPHQVRNLKSCTKVAADFVSPENVHECLRLTEEFRQLPKNHRAREDKLEIKKMILYAVDQAVKDLESLVSIQELEALISTRALKALE, encoded by the exons ATGGAAGTTTTGCTAGTAGAACAAGGGCGGCTGGAGAGGTACAACAATAAAGGTACTAGGGTACATAAAAGAAGACGTTCCAATTTCCTTCATCATGAAAAGGGAGGCGGCAAATcagaagaggatgaaaagcacaAGGACTTGTCGTCACTGACAGGAACAGAGTCTAAGAAGAGACGGCTTACTCCAGAGAATGGAAAAAGGATTTCAAAAAAGCAACACTTCTCAAAAGTGGTAGAGAGTTCTGAAGATGAGTTTGATGGGGAAATTCTGTTTCTTGTTAAGGCACAGGCGCGCAAAAGGGGAAGAGTTGATTGTGAAGTGATAGGAAGAAGTTCCTTAAAGGATGAAGCAGTAAAATATGAATCAAATAATGCAGCTTGCAATACCTCCTCTTCTTCACCACTGACTTCGCCTGGATCATCGCCAAGATATGTGAAG GATAATGAAGAAGCTTATTTGAAGTGTCATCAGTGTATGAAAGAGGAGAAGAAAACCATTTTGTCCTGCTCCAAGTGTAAAATGAACTCCTATTGCATCCGCTGTATCAAGCAATG gtaTCCCCACATGAAAGTAGAGGAAGTCAAGGAACTTTGCCCATTTTGCCTCCATAATTGCAACTGTAATGCATGCCTGCACTCAGCTGGTGTGATTAAG ATACCAGAGAGGGATGTCGATAAGCGCAAAAAGGCTCAGCACCTGGAGCATTTAGTTTCCAACTTGCTTCCGTTTCTAAAGAAAATTTCTCAAGAGCAAACTCAGGAGATAGAGATTGAAGCTAATCTTCGAG GACTTTCACCTTCCAAAGTGGAAGTACCGCAGACTCTCTGTTTTAATGATGAGCGTGTCTATTG CAACCACTGTGCAACTTCAATCATTGATCTACACCGAAGCTGTTCAAAATGTTCGTATGAACTTTGTCTAAGTTGTTGCCGAGAAATTCGCCAAGGAAGCCTTTTAGACCGTGGAGAAGTGAAATTTCAGTATAGGAGTAGGGGTTATGATTATATCCATGGTGGAGAACCAGCATCTGATTGCTGTCCCTTAGAAAATTCAGAGGACCATATTGAACCTTTGATTGAGTGGAAGGCAAATGGTGATGCTACTGTTAGTTGTGCTCCGAAAGAAATGGGTGGCTGTGGTGAGTGCGTATTGGATCTCAAGCGCATCCTTCCGGGCTGCTGGATCTCAAATTTAGAAGTAAAAGCAAAATATTTATTAGAGATTTTCCAAAAAGAGCGTTCTACTTTCAAGCATGATTGTGAAACAGGAAGGGATATGTTACGAAAAGCAGCTTCTAGAGAAGGTTCTTGTGACAACTTCTTGTTTTGCCCTGATTCAAAGGACACTATGAAAGAAGAAGAGCTTTTGCACTTCAGAGAACAttgggtgaatggtgaaccaGTTATTGTTAAAAATGTGCTCGAACAGGCAAATGGTTTGAGCTGGGAGCCAATGGTAATGTGGCGTGCTTTAAGTGAAAATAAAGATGCATCTAGTACACAATATTCAGAAGTAAAGACCATCGATTGCCTGGCTGGTTGTGAG GTGGAAATCAACACTCGTGATTTTTTTGAAGGATACACTGAAGGGAGAATGTACAAAAATTCGTGGCCAGAGATGCTTAAGCTTAAGGATTGGCCGCCCTCTGATAAGTTTGAGGATCTTTTACCGCGTCATTGTGATGAATTTATCAGTGCCTTACCATTTCGAGAGTATACAGATCCTAGAGCTGGTATACTTAACCTTGCTGTTAAGTTGCCACCAGGTGTCTTGAAACCAGACATGGGTCCAAAAACATATATTGCTTATGGTTttctggaagagcttggaagagGAGACTCCGTAACTAAGCTCCATTGTGATATGTCTGATGCG GTGAATATTTTGACACATACTGCTGAAGTGAATTTAAGTAATGAGCAGCAGTCTGCAATTTCTGGGTTGAAAAGGTTGCATAGGGTGCAAGATGAAAGGGAGCTTATGGATTGGGAGAATTCTCACAAGGATCATGCTGGACAGTCTGGCGGAAAGACAGAGGACAGAGAAATCACAGAAAGCAATCGCCCATCTGAAACTAATGGAGAATTGAAAGTTCGAAAAGATGAACTAGATGAGCCGTTTTGTTCTTCCTCTAATGAAGAAACCGAGGAAACGGGTGGTGCTTTGTGGGACATCTTTCGCAGGGAGGACGTCCCTAAGTTAGAGGCTTATCTGATGAAGCATTATAAAGAATTTAGGCACACCTATTGTTCACTAGTTGAAAAG GTCATTCATCCAATTCATGACCAATCTTTTTATTTAACGTTGGAGCACAAACAGAGGCTGAAGGAGGAATTTG GCGTCGAACCATGGACTTTTGTACAAAGACTCGGAGAGGCAGTATTTATTCCAGCCGGATGCCCACACCAAGTCAGGAATCTCAAG TCCTGTACGAAAGTAGCAGCAGACTTCGTATCTCCTGAAAATGTCCATGAGTGCCTCCGTTTAACTGAGGAGTTCAGACAACTTCCGAAGAACCACAGAGCCAGAGAAGACAAACTTGAG ATAAAGAAGATGATACTTTACGCAGTCGATCAAGCTGTTAAAGATTTGGAATCCTTAGTATCgattcaagagttggaagcctTGATATCAACTCGAGCTTTGAAGGCTTTGGAATGA
- the LOC103434479 gene encoding lysine-specific demethylase JMJ26 isoform X1: MEVLLVEQGRLERYNNKGTRVHKRRRSNFLHHEKGGGKSEEDEKHKDLSSLTGTESKKRRLTPENGKRISKKQHFSKVVESSEDEFDGEILFLVKAQARKRGRVDCEVIGRSSLKDEAVKYESNNAACNTSSSSPLTSPGSSPRYVKQDNEEAYLKCHQCMKEEKKTILSCSKCKMNSYCIRCIKQWYPHMKVEEVKELCPFCLHNCNCNACLHSAGVIKIPERDVDKRKKAQHLEHLVSNLLPFLKKISQEQTQEIEIEANLRGLSPSKVEVPQTLCFNDERVYCNHCATSIIDLHRSCSKCSYELCLSCCREIRQGSLLDRGEVKFQYRSRGYDYIHGGEPASDCCPLENSEDHIEPLIEWKANGDATVSCAPKEMGGCGECVLDLKRILPGCWISNLEVKAKYLLEIFQKERSTFKHDCETGRDMLRKAASREGSCDNFLFCPDSKDTMKEEELLHFREHWVNGEPVIVKNVLEQANGLSWEPMVMWRALSENKDASSTQYSEVKTIDCLAGCEVEINTRDFFEGYTEGRMYKNSWPEMLKLKDWPPSDKFEDLLPRHCDEFISALPFREYTDPRAGILNLAVKLPPGVLKPDMGPKTYIAYGFLEELGRGDSVTKLHCDMSDAVNILTHTAEVNLSNEQQSAISGLKRLHRVQDERELMDWENSHKDHAGQSGGKTEDREITESNRPSETNGELKVRKDELDEPFCSSSNEETEETGGALWDIFRREDVPKLEAYLMKHYKEFRHTYCSLVEKVIHPIHDQSFYLTLEHKQRLKEEFGVEPWTFVQRLGEAVFIPAGCPHQVRNLKSCTKVAADFVSPENVHECLRLTEEFRQLPKNHRAREDKLEIKKMILYAVDQAVKDLESLVSIQELEALISTRALKALE, from the exons ATGGAAGTTTTGCTAGTAGAACAAGGGCGGCTGGAGAGGTACAACAATAAAGGTACTAGGGTACATAAAAGAAGACGTTCCAATTTCCTTCATCATGAAAAGGGAGGCGGCAAATcagaagaggatgaaaagcacaAGGACTTGTCGTCACTGACAGGAACAGAGTCTAAGAAGAGACGGCTTACTCCAGAGAATGGAAAAAGGATTTCAAAAAAGCAACACTTCTCAAAAGTGGTAGAGAGTTCTGAAGATGAGTTTGATGGGGAAATTCTGTTTCTTGTTAAGGCACAGGCGCGCAAAAGGGGAAGAGTTGATTGTGAAGTGATAGGAAGAAGTTCCTTAAAGGATGAAGCAGTAAAATATGAATCAAATAATGCAGCTTGCAATACCTCCTCTTCTTCACCACTGACTTCGCCTGGATCATCGCCAAGATATGTGAAG CAGGATAATGAAGAAGCTTATTTGAAGTGTCATCAGTGTATGAAAGAGGAGAAGAAAACCATTTTGTCCTGCTCCAAGTGTAAAATGAACTCCTATTGCATCCGCTGTATCAAGCAATG gtaTCCCCACATGAAAGTAGAGGAAGTCAAGGAACTTTGCCCATTTTGCCTCCATAATTGCAACTGTAATGCATGCCTGCACTCAGCTGGTGTGATTAAG ATACCAGAGAGGGATGTCGATAAGCGCAAAAAGGCTCAGCACCTGGAGCATTTAGTTTCCAACTTGCTTCCGTTTCTAAAGAAAATTTCTCAAGAGCAAACTCAGGAGATAGAGATTGAAGCTAATCTTCGAG GACTTTCACCTTCCAAAGTGGAAGTACCGCAGACTCTCTGTTTTAATGATGAGCGTGTCTATTG CAACCACTGTGCAACTTCAATCATTGATCTACACCGAAGCTGTTCAAAATGTTCGTATGAACTTTGTCTAAGTTGTTGCCGAGAAATTCGCCAAGGAAGCCTTTTAGACCGTGGAGAAGTGAAATTTCAGTATAGGAGTAGGGGTTATGATTATATCCATGGTGGAGAACCAGCATCTGATTGCTGTCCCTTAGAAAATTCAGAGGACCATATTGAACCTTTGATTGAGTGGAAGGCAAATGGTGATGCTACTGTTAGTTGTGCTCCGAAAGAAATGGGTGGCTGTGGTGAGTGCGTATTGGATCTCAAGCGCATCCTTCCGGGCTGCTGGATCTCAAATTTAGAAGTAAAAGCAAAATATTTATTAGAGATTTTCCAAAAAGAGCGTTCTACTTTCAAGCATGATTGTGAAACAGGAAGGGATATGTTACGAAAAGCAGCTTCTAGAGAAGGTTCTTGTGACAACTTCTTGTTTTGCCCTGATTCAAAGGACACTATGAAAGAAGAAGAGCTTTTGCACTTCAGAGAACAttgggtgaatggtgaaccaGTTATTGTTAAAAATGTGCTCGAACAGGCAAATGGTTTGAGCTGGGAGCCAATGGTAATGTGGCGTGCTTTAAGTGAAAATAAAGATGCATCTAGTACACAATATTCAGAAGTAAAGACCATCGATTGCCTGGCTGGTTGTGAG GTGGAAATCAACACTCGTGATTTTTTTGAAGGATACACTGAAGGGAGAATGTACAAAAATTCGTGGCCAGAGATGCTTAAGCTTAAGGATTGGCCGCCCTCTGATAAGTTTGAGGATCTTTTACCGCGTCATTGTGATGAATTTATCAGTGCCTTACCATTTCGAGAGTATACAGATCCTAGAGCTGGTATACTTAACCTTGCTGTTAAGTTGCCACCAGGTGTCTTGAAACCAGACATGGGTCCAAAAACATATATTGCTTATGGTTttctggaagagcttggaagagGAGACTCCGTAACTAAGCTCCATTGTGATATGTCTGATGCG GTGAATATTTTGACACATACTGCTGAAGTGAATTTAAGTAATGAGCAGCAGTCTGCAATTTCTGGGTTGAAAAGGTTGCATAGGGTGCAAGATGAAAGGGAGCTTATGGATTGGGAGAATTCTCACAAGGATCATGCTGGACAGTCTGGCGGAAAGACAGAGGACAGAGAAATCACAGAAAGCAATCGCCCATCTGAAACTAATGGAGAATTGAAAGTTCGAAAAGATGAACTAGATGAGCCGTTTTGTTCTTCCTCTAATGAAGAAACCGAGGAAACGGGTGGTGCTTTGTGGGACATCTTTCGCAGGGAGGACGTCCCTAAGTTAGAGGCTTATCTGATGAAGCATTATAAAGAATTTAGGCACACCTATTGTTCACTAGTTGAAAAG GTCATTCATCCAATTCATGACCAATCTTTTTATTTAACGTTGGAGCACAAACAGAGGCTGAAGGAGGAATTTG GCGTCGAACCATGGACTTTTGTACAAAGACTCGGAGAGGCAGTATTTATTCCAGCCGGATGCCCACACCAAGTCAGGAATCTCAAG TCCTGTACGAAAGTAGCAGCAGACTTCGTATCTCCTGAAAATGTCCATGAGTGCCTCCGTTTAACTGAGGAGTTCAGACAACTTCCGAAGAACCACAGAGCCAGAGAAGACAAACTTGAG ATAAAGAAGATGATACTTTACGCAGTCGATCAAGCTGTTAAAGATTTGGAATCCTTAGTATCgattcaagagttggaagcctTGATATCAACTCGAGCTTTGAAGGCTTTGGAATGA
- the LOC103434479 gene encoding lysine-specific demethylase JMJ29 isoform X4, with translation MEVLLVEQGRLERYNNKGTRVHKRRRSNFLHHEKGGGKSEEDEKHKDLSSLTGTESKKRRLTPENGKRISKKQHFSKVVESSEDEFDGEILFLVKAQARKRGRVDCEVIGRSSLKDEAVKYESNNAACNTSSSSPLTSPGSSPRYVKQDNEEAYLKCHQCMKEEKKTILSCSKCKMNSYCIRCIKQWYPHMKVEEVKELCPFCLHNCNCNACLHSAGVIKIPERDVDKRKKAQHLEHLVSNLLPFLKKISQEQTQEIEIEANLRGLSPSKVEVPQTLCFNDERVYCNHCATSIIDLHRSCSKCSYELCLSCCREIRQGSLLDRGEVKFQYRSRGYDYIHGGEPASDCCPLENSEDHIEPLIEWKANGDATVSCAPKEMGGCGECVLDLKRILPGCWISNLEVKAKYLLEIFQKERSTFKHDCETGRDMLRKAASREGSCDNFLFCPDSKDTMKEEELLHFREHWVNGEPVIVKNVLEQANGLSWEPMVMWRALSENKDASSTQYSEVKTIDCLAGCEVEINTRDFFEGYTEGRMYKNSWPEMLKLKDWPPSDKFEDLLPRHCDEFISALPFREYTDPRAGILNLAVKLPPGVLKPDMGPKTYIAYGFLEELGRGDSVTKLHCDMSDAVNILTHTAEVNLSNEQQSAISGLKRLHRVQDERELMDWENSHKDHAGQSGGKTEDREITESNRPSETNGELKVRKDELDEPFCSSSNEETEETGGALWDIFRREDVPKLEAYLMKHYKEFRHTYCSLVEKASNHGLLYKDSERQYLFQPDAHTKSGISSPVRK, from the exons ATGGAAGTTTTGCTAGTAGAACAAGGGCGGCTGGAGAGGTACAACAATAAAGGTACTAGGGTACATAAAAGAAGACGTTCCAATTTCCTTCATCATGAAAAGGGAGGCGGCAAATcagaagaggatgaaaagcacaAGGACTTGTCGTCACTGACAGGAACAGAGTCTAAGAAGAGACGGCTTACTCCAGAGAATGGAAAAAGGATTTCAAAAAAGCAACACTTCTCAAAAGTGGTAGAGAGTTCTGAAGATGAGTTTGATGGGGAAATTCTGTTTCTTGTTAAGGCACAGGCGCGCAAAAGGGGAAGAGTTGATTGTGAAGTGATAGGAAGAAGTTCCTTAAAGGATGAAGCAGTAAAATATGAATCAAATAATGCAGCTTGCAATACCTCCTCTTCTTCACCACTGACTTCGCCTGGATCATCGCCAAGATATGTGAAG CAGGATAATGAAGAAGCTTATTTGAAGTGTCATCAGTGTATGAAAGAGGAGAAGAAAACCATTTTGTCCTGCTCCAAGTGTAAAATGAACTCCTATTGCATCCGCTGTATCAAGCAATG gtaTCCCCACATGAAAGTAGAGGAAGTCAAGGAACTTTGCCCATTTTGCCTCCATAATTGCAACTGTAATGCATGCCTGCACTCAGCTGGTGTGATTAAG ATACCAGAGAGGGATGTCGATAAGCGCAAAAAGGCTCAGCACCTGGAGCATTTAGTTTCCAACTTGCTTCCGTTTCTAAAGAAAATTTCTCAAGAGCAAACTCAGGAGATAGAGATTGAAGCTAATCTTCGAG GACTTTCACCTTCCAAAGTGGAAGTACCGCAGACTCTCTGTTTTAATGATGAGCGTGTCTATTG CAACCACTGTGCAACTTCAATCATTGATCTACACCGAAGCTGTTCAAAATGTTCGTATGAACTTTGTCTAAGTTGTTGCCGAGAAATTCGCCAAGGAAGCCTTTTAGACCGTGGAGAAGTGAAATTTCAGTATAGGAGTAGGGGTTATGATTATATCCATGGTGGAGAACCAGCATCTGATTGCTGTCCCTTAGAAAATTCAGAGGACCATATTGAACCTTTGATTGAGTGGAAGGCAAATGGTGATGCTACTGTTAGTTGTGCTCCGAAAGAAATGGGTGGCTGTGGTGAGTGCGTATTGGATCTCAAGCGCATCCTTCCGGGCTGCTGGATCTCAAATTTAGAAGTAAAAGCAAAATATTTATTAGAGATTTTCCAAAAAGAGCGTTCTACTTTCAAGCATGATTGTGAAACAGGAAGGGATATGTTACGAAAAGCAGCTTCTAGAGAAGGTTCTTGTGACAACTTCTTGTTTTGCCCTGATTCAAAGGACACTATGAAAGAAGAAGAGCTTTTGCACTTCAGAGAACAttgggtgaatggtgaaccaGTTATTGTTAAAAATGTGCTCGAACAGGCAAATGGTTTGAGCTGGGAGCCAATGGTAATGTGGCGTGCTTTAAGTGAAAATAAAGATGCATCTAGTACACAATATTCAGAAGTAAAGACCATCGATTGCCTGGCTGGTTGTGAG GTGGAAATCAACACTCGTGATTTTTTTGAAGGATACACTGAAGGGAGAATGTACAAAAATTCGTGGCCAGAGATGCTTAAGCTTAAGGATTGGCCGCCCTCTGATAAGTTTGAGGATCTTTTACCGCGTCATTGTGATGAATTTATCAGTGCCTTACCATTTCGAGAGTATACAGATCCTAGAGCTGGTATACTTAACCTTGCTGTTAAGTTGCCACCAGGTGTCTTGAAACCAGACATGGGTCCAAAAACATATATTGCTTATGGTTttctggaagagcttggaagagGAGACTCCGTAACTAAGCTCCATTGTGATATGTCTGATGCG GTGAATATTTTGACACATACTGCTGAAGTGAATTTAAGTAATGAGCAGCAGTCTGCAATTTCTGGGTTGAAAAGGTTGCATAGGGTGCAAGATGAAAGGGAGCTTATGGATTGGGAGAATTCTCACAAGGATCATGCTGGACAGTCTGGCGGAAAGACAGAGGACAGAGAAATCACAGAAAGCAATCGCCCATCTGAAACTAATGGAGAATTGAAAGTTCGAAAAGATGAACTAGATGAGCCGTTTTGTTCTTCCTCTAATGAAGAAACCGAGGAAACGGGTGGTGCTTTGTGGGACATCTTTCGCAGGGAGGACGTCCCTAAGTTAGAGGCTTATCTGATGAAGCATTATAAAGAATTTAGGCACACCTATTGTTCACTAGTTGAAAAG GCGTCGAACCATGGACTTTTGTACAAAGACTCGGAGAGGCAGTATTTATTCCAGCCGGATGCCCACACCAAGTCAGGAATCTCAAG TCCTGTACGAAAGTAG
- the LOC103434479 gene encoding lysine-specific demethylase JMJ29 isoform X3 produces the protein MEVLLVEQGRLERYNNKGTRVHKRRRSNFLHHEKGGGKSEEDEKHKDLSSLTGTESKKRRLTPENGKRISKKQHFSKVVESSEDEFDGEILFLVKAQARKRGRVDCEVIGRSSLKDEAVKYESNNAACNTSSSSPLTSPGSSPRYVKQDNEEAYLKCHQCMKEEKKTILSCSKCKMNSYCIRCIKQWYPHMKVEEVKELCPFCLHNCNCNACLHSAGVIKIPERDVDKRKKAQHLEHLVSNLLPFLKKISQEQTQEIEIEANLRGLSPSKVEVPQTLCFNDERVYCNHCATSIIDLHRSCSKCSYELCLSCCREIRQGSLLDRGEVKFQYRSRGYDYIHGGEPASDCCPLENSEDHIEPLIEWKANGDATVSCAPKEMGGCGECVLDLKRILPGCWISNLEVKAKYLLEIFQKERSTFKHDCETGRDMLRKAASREGSCDNFLFCPDSKDTMKEEELLHFREHWVNGEPVIVKNVLEQANGLSWEPMVMWRALSENKDASSTQYSEVKTIDCLAGCEVEINTRDFFEGYTEGRMYKNSWPEMLKLKDWPPSDKFEDLLPRHCDEFISALPFREYTDPRAGILNLAVKLPPGVLKPDMGPKTYIAYGFLEELGRGDSVTKLHCDMSDAVNILTHTAEVNLSNEQQSAISGLKRLHRVQDERELMDWENSHKDHAGQSGGKTEDREITESNRPSETNGELKVRKDELDEPFCSSSNEETEETGGALWDIFRREDVPKLEAYLMKHYKEFRHTYCSLVEKASNHGLLYKDSERQYLFQPDAHTKSGISRSHFISSLHDSSFQIVSLV, from the exons ATGGAAGTTTTGCTAGTAGAACAAGGGCGGCTGGAGAGGTACAACAATAAAGGTACTAGGGTACATAAAAGAAGACGTTCCAATTTCCTTCATCATGAAAAGGGAGGCGGCAAATcagaagaggatgaaaagcacaAGGACTTGTCGTCACTGACAGGAACAGAGTCTAAGAAGAGACGGCTTACTCCAGAGAATGGAAAAAGGATTTCAAAAAAGCAACACTTCTCAAAAGTGGTAGAGAGTTCTGAAGATGAGTTTGATGGGGAAATTCTGTTTCTTGTTAAGGCACAGGCGCGCAAAAGGGGAAGAGTTGATTGTGAAGTGATAGGAAGAAGTTCCTTAAAGGATGAAGCAGTAAAATATGAATCAAATAATGCAGCTTGCAATACCTCCTCTTCTTCACCACTGACTTCGCCTGGATCATCGCCAAGATATGTGAAG CAGGATAATGAAGAAGCTTATTTGAAGTGTCATCAGTGTATGAAAGAGGAGAAGAAAACCATTTTGTCCTGCTCCAAGTGTAAAATGAACTCCTATTGCATCCGCTGTATCAAGCAATG gtaTCCCCACATGAAAGTAGAGGAAGTCAAGGAACTTTGCCCATTTTGCCTCCATAATTGCAACTGTAATGCATGCCTGCACTCAGCTGGTGTGATTAAG ATACCAGAGAGGGATGTCGATAAGCGCAAAAAGGCTCAGCACCTGGAGCATTTAGTTTCCAACTTGCTTCCGTTTCTAAAGAAAATTTCTCAAGAGCAAACTCAGGAGATAGAGATTGAAGCTAATCTTCGAG GACTTTCACCTTCCAAAGTGGAAGTACCGCAGACTCTCTGTTTTAATGATGAGCGTGTCTATTG CAACCACTGTGCAACTTCAATCATTGATCTACACCGAAGCTGTTCAAAATGTTCGTATGAACTTTGTCTAAGTTGTTGCCGAGAAATTCGCCAAGGAAGCCTTTTAGACCGTGGAGAAGTGAAATTTCAGTATAGGAGTAGGGGTTATGATTATATCCATGGTGGAGAACCAGCATCTGATTGCTGTCCCTTAGAAAATTCAGAGGACCATATTGAACCTTTGATTGAGTGGAAGGCAAATGGTGATGCTACTGTTAGTTGTGCTCCGAAAGAAATGGGTGGCTGTGGTGAGTGCGTATTGGATCTCAAGCGCATCCTTCCGGGCTGCTGGATCTCAAATTTAGAAGTAAAAGCAAAATATTTATTAGAGATTTTCCAAAAAGAGCGTTCTACTTTCAAGCATGATTGTGAAACAGGAAGGGATATGTTACGAAAAGCAGCTTCTAGAGAAGGTTCTTGTGACAACTTCTTGTTTTGCCCTGATTCAAAGGACACTATGAAAGAAGAAGAGCTTTTGCACTTCAGAGAACAttgggtgaatggtgaaccaGTTATTGTTAAAAATGTGCTCGAACAGGCAAATGGTTTGAGCTGGGAGCCAATGGTAATGTGGCGTGCTTTAAGTGAAAATAAAGATGCATCTAGTACACAATATTCAGAAGTAAAGACCATCGATTGCCTGGCTGGTTGTGAG GTGGAAATCAACACTCGTGATTTTTTTGAAGGATACACTGAAGGGAGAATGTACAAAAATTCGTGGCCAGAGATGCTTAAGCTTAAGGATTGGCCGCCCTCTGATAAGTTTGAGGATCTTTTACCGCGTCATTGTGATGAATTTATCAGTGCCTTACCATTTCGAGAGTATACAGATCCTAGAGCTGGTATACTTAACCTTGCTGTTAAGTTGCCACCAGGTGTCTTGAAACCAGACATGGGTCCAAAAACATATATTGCTTATGGTTttctggaagagcttggaagagGAGACTCCGTAACTAAGCTCCATTGTGATATGTCTGATGCG GTGAATATTTTGACACATACTGCTGAAGTGAATTTAAGTAATGAGCAGCAGTCTGCAATTTCTGGGTTGAAAAGGTTGCATAGGGTGCAAGATGAAAGGGAGCTTATGGATTGGGAGAATTCTCACAAGGATCATGCTGGACAGTCTGGCGGAAAGACAGAGGACAGAGAAATCACAGAAAGCAATCGCCCATCTGAAACTAATGGAGAATTGAAAGTTCGAAAAGATGAACTAGATGAGCCGTTTTGTTCTTCCTCTAATGAAGAAACCGAGGAAACGGGTGGTGCTTTGTGGGACATCTTTCGCAGGGAGGACGTCCCTAAGTTAGAGGCTTATCTGATGAAGCATTATAAAGAATTTAGGCACACCTATTGTTCACTAGTTGAAAAG GCGTCGAACCATGGACTTTTGTACAAAGACTCGGAGAGGCAGTATTTATTCCAGCCGGATGCCCACACCAAGTCAGGAATCTCAAGGTCCCATTTCATTTCTTCTCTTCACGATTCCTCTTTCCAAATAGTTTCACTTGTATAA